The following proteins are encoded in a genomic region of Enterocloster clostridioformis:
- a CDS encoding sigma-54-dependent Fis family transcriptional regulator → MGEKVRILGIAPYKGLVTLMKRYGSQRDDIQLTAMLGNVETGLSLAKEHYRNYDIIISRANTASRIAKGVPIPVIDIGIDYYDVLLCLKTAENTKTKFAVLGFRSLTTIAKSICNVLKMPTDIFSINTTSEASSLLDKLKEQGYKTVICDTVPYNYAKLIGITPILLTSSMESLKAAVDQAVYTWQTHRDLYHSLSLMHQLLDSSANRFLVLSRTGECLYTTLEDEIAVPIQAKLQNELEQCCAGRKRAFFITVNNQMYSITSHLVDETLSPYIIFHIMRSEIPLAYSKYGVTIMDKQSAEDSFMDSFYSNTELAREILTNTEEAAPSPLSLMITGEIGTGKDRVAHIYYAKSPLCDNPLYVINCSLISDKSWDFITKHYNSPFTDNGNTIYISNLDALQKTKQKQLLSIILDTNMHVRNHLIFSCTQPAGSATPHVVFEYTNALGCILVPIKPLREQKEDIISSAGLYINTLNQELGRQVVGVDDEAAALLEQYDYPYNRTQFKRILKEAVIRTEGPYICAQTIQEVIRREDVLFSGFPLPARTPLGGSGKDTAADTQSNTPPDPYPVSFHLDTSQSLDGMNRDIVRYVLKTCGGNQTSAAKKLGISRTTLWRYLNR, encoded by the coding sequence ATGGGCGAAAAAGTCAGGATACTTGGAATTGCTCCCTATAAGGGATTGGTAACATTAATGAAACGATACGGAAGCCAGAGGGATGATATCCAGCTGACAGCCATGCTTGGCAATGTGGAGACAGGACTTTCCCTAGCAAAGGAACATTACAGAAACTATGACATCATCATCTCAAGGGCCAACACAGCCAGCCGCATTGCAAAGGGTGTACCCATTCCTGTAATTGATATTGGAATTGATTATTATGACGTGCTCCTCTGCCTGAAAACAGCAGAGAATACAAAGACCAAATTCGCGGTCCTGGGATTCCGTTCCCTGACCACCATCGCCAAAAGCATATGCAATGTACTTAAGATGCCCACGGATATATTTTCCATCAACACCACGTCCGAGGCCAGCTCCCTGCTGGACAAATTAAAGGAGCAGGGCTACAAGACCGTCATATGTGATACGGTGCCCTACAACTATGCAAAGCTGATTGGCATAACCCCTATTCTTCTCACCTCCAGCATGGAAAGCCTGAAAGCCGCCGTTGACCAGGCAGTCTATACGTGGCAGACCCACAGGGATTTATACCACTCCCTGTCCCTTATGCACCAGCTTTTGGACAGCAGCGCCAACCGCTTCCTTGTGCTGTCCCGGACAGGCGAGTGCCTCTACACCACACTGGAGGACGAAATAGCCGTCCCTATACAGGCAAAGCTTCAGAATGAACTGGAGCAGTGCTGCGCCGGCCGGAAGCGCGCCTTCTTTATAACAGTAAACAACCAGATGTACTCCATCACCTCCCATCTGGTGGATGAGACCCTGAGTCCCTACATCATATTCCACATCATGCGCTCAGAAATCCCCCTGGCCTACTCAAAATACGGGGTGACCATCATGGACAAACAGTCGGCGGAGGACAGCTTTATGGACAGCTTTTACAGCAATACGGAGCTGGCGCGGGAAATTCTCACCAACACCGAGGAGGCTGCCCCTTCCCCCTTAAGTCTTATGATAACCGGGGAAATCGGCACGGGAAAGGACCGGGTGGCCCATATCTATTACGCCAAAAGTCCTCTGTGTGACAATCCCCTCTACGTCATCAACTGCTCCCTTATCAGTGATAAAAGCTGGGACTTCATCACAAAGCATTACAACTCACCCTTTACGGACAATGGAAATACCATCTATATTTCCAATCTGGACGCGCTGCAAAAAACAAAGCAGAAACAGCTGCTCTCCATCATACTGGACACAAACATGCATGTCCGCAATCATTTGATATTCTCCTGCACCCAGCCCGCGGGAAGCGCCACTCCCCATGTGGTGTTTGAATACACCAATGCCCTGGGATGCATCCTGGTTCCCATCAAGCCGCTGCGGGAACAAAAGGAGGACATCATCTCATCCGCCGGTCTCTATATCAATACCCTGAACCAGGAGCTGGGCCGGCAGGTTGTGGGGGTTGACGACGAGGCCGCTGCGCTTTTAGAGCAATACGACTATCCCTACAACAGAACCCAGTTCAAGCGGATTCTGAAAGAAGCCGTCATACGGACAGAAGGGCCCTATATCTGCGCTCAGACCATACAGGAGGTAATCCGGAGGGAAGATGTCCTGTTTTCCGGATTCCCCCTTCCGGCACGTACACCCCTGGGTGGCTCCGGCAAAGACACGGCTGCTGATACGCAGAGCAATACGCCGCCGGATCCTTATCCGGTTTCATTCCATCTGGATACCAGCCAGTCCCTGGACGGGATGAACCGGGATATTGTGCGCTATGTGCTGAAAACCTGCGGCGGCAACCAGACATCCGCGGCTAAGAAGCTGGGAATCAGCCGGACTACACTGTGGCGGTATCTGAACCGGTAG
- a CDS encoding four-carbon acid sugar kinase family protein — protein MEDRYLIIADDFTGANDTGVQLKRRGYPTEVLFAGKPVDSQKSIVIDTESRNALPGHAYEIVRHSLEQVDFGQFCYIIKKVDSTMRGNISQEIKAVDDAFRPDLVVFAPALPALGRTTMDGVQCLNGVEICKTELSKDPKNPVMEDNLVKLLEQVYEEPVQLKYLPDVRSQSFSFDRGRIFVCDAESDDDLKRIIAAARQDGRRTLYVGTAGMADNLMELEKPTLPSFGVVASISSVANEQMRYCERAGYAMVKVPVARIMTGTARPEDYRDMAVEYLKSGRDTILLTDTAYDRELIELSQEVGEKSGMDLTEVGDYVRSLIGRMAKEVLDSAAVSGVYLTGGDTALGMLMNIGADGSEILAEILVGVPLVRVKGGAYEGLKLVTKAGAFGTEDAAAFAMRKIKERGGI, from the coding sequence ATGGAAGATAGATATCTGATTATCGCGGATGATTTTACAGGGGCAAATGATACGGGAGTGCAGCTAAAGAGGAGAGGATATCCGACGGAGGTCCTGTTTGCCGGAAAACCGGTGGATTCACAAAAGTCTATTGTGATTGATACGGAGAGCAGGAACGCTTTGCCAGGCCACGCCTATGAAATCGTGCGTCATTCATTGGAACAGGTAGATTTCGGACAGTTTTGCTACATAATAAAGAAAGTGGACTCCACCATGAGAGGAAACATTTCCCAGGAAATAAAGGCAGTGGATGACGCCTTCCGCCCGGATCTGGTGGTGTTTGCCCCGGCTCTTCCCGCGCTGGGAAGGACCACCATGGACGGAGTGCAGTGTCTGAACGGCGTGGAAATCTGTAAAACAGAATTATCCAAGGACCCCAAGAACCCGGTGATGGAGGATAATCTGGTAAAGCTGCTGGAGCAGGTTTATGAGGAACCGGTACAGTTAAAATACCTGCCGGACGTAAGAAGCCAGTCCTTTTCCTTTGACAGGGGCAGGATCTTTGTCTGTGACGCCGAGTCGGATGACGACTTGAAACGGATCATTGCCGCGGCCAGACAGGACGGGCGGCGGACCCTTTATGTGGGAACTGCGGGAATGGCCGACAATCTGATGGAACTGGAGAAGCCCACCCTTCCGTCCTTTGGCGTGGTGGCCAGCATCAGTTCGGTGGCCAATGAACAGATGCGTTACTGCGAAAGGGCCGGATACGCAATGGTCAAGGTGCCTGTAGCCCGGATTATGACGGGAACAGCCCGGCCTGAGGATTACCGCGATATGGCTGTGGAATATCTAAAGAGCGGAAGGGATACCATCCTTCTTACGGATACGGCTTATGACAGGGAATTGATTGAGCTGTCCCAGGAGGTGGGAGAGAAAAGCGGGATGGACCTGACCGAGGTGGGAGACTATGTCCGCTCACTCATAGGCAGGATGGCAAAAGAGGTGCTGGACTCGGCAGCGGTGTCGGGAGTATATCTTACCGGAGGTGATACGGCCCTGGGAATGCTCATGAACATCGGGGCCGACGGTTCGGAGATACTGGCTGAAATCCTGGTTGGCGTTCCGCTGGTGAGGGTTAAGGGCGGAGCCTATGAGGGACTTAAACTGGTAACAAAGGCAGGGGCTTTCGGCACAGAGGATGCGGCGGCCTTTGCCATGAGAAAAATAAAAGAAAGAGGAGGAATATAA
- the larA gene encoding nickel-dependent lactate racemase, translated as MREFLLPYGKETLKAEIEEEHLAGVLVSELHDYKAPMEGSRLVQEALEHPIGTPRLCDMAIDKKKVVVISSDHTRPVPSHIIMPLILKEIRRGNPDAEITILISTGLHRETTREELESKFGPEITENETIIVHDCDDTDNMVYLGKLPSGGNLYINKLAVEADLLVAEGFIEPHFFAGFSGGRKSVLPGVASRETVMYNHNSAFIGDPHSRTGIIEGNPIHNDMLYAARVAGLDFIVNVVIDSAHDPIFAVAGDCDLAHRVGREFLASKCQVDAVPADIVISTNGGYPLDQNIYQSVKGMTAAEVTVKEGGVIIMLSKAADGHGGKYFHETFRDEKDLNRMMKTFMDRKPEETIIDQWQSQIFARVMLKARIVFVSSCDDKLVEELHMIPAHTMEEALEKAKAMVDKEDYKVTVIPDGVSVIVRG; from the coding sequence ATGAGAGAATTTTTACTGCCTTATGGAAAGGAAACACTGAAAGCGGAAATTGAGGAGGAGCATCTGGCTGGTGTGCTTGTATCAGAACTTCATGATTACAAGGCCCCCATGGAGGGAAGCCGGCTGGTGCAGGAGGCACTGGAGCATCCCATCGGGACTCCCAGGCTATGCGACATGGCCATTGACAAGAAGAAGGTTGTGGTCATTTCTTCCGACCACACAAGGCCTGTGCCCAGCCACATTATCATGCCTCTTATCCTGAAGGAAATCCGCAGAGGGAATCCGGATGCTGAGATTACCATTCTTATATCCACGGGACTTCACAGGGAGACCACAAGGGAGGAGCTGGAGTCAAAGTTTGGCCCTGAGATTACGGAAAATGAGACCATCATAGTCCATGACTGTGATGATACGGATAATATGGTCTATCTGGGCAAGCTGCCTTCAGGCGGAAACCTGTATATCAACAAACTGGCAGTGGAAGCAGACCTGCTGGTTGCGGAAGGATTTATTGAGCCCCATTTCTTTGCCGGATTTTCAGGCGGTAGAAAAAGCGTGCTTCCGGGCGTGGCCAGCCGTGAGACGGTTATGTACAACCATAACTCGGCCTTTATCGGCGATCCCCACTCCAGGACCGGCATCATTGAGGGCAACCCCATTCACAATGACATGCTGTACGCCGCCAGGGTGGCGGGACTGGACTTTATCGTCAATGTGGTGATTGACTCCGCCCATGACCCCATTTTTGCAGTGGCGGGGGACTGCGACCTGGCCCACCGTGTGGGCAGGGAATTCCTGGCTTCCAAGTGCCAGGTGGATGCCGTACCAGCGGATATCGTAATATCCACAAACGGAGGCTATCCTCTGGACCAGAATATTTACCAGTCCGTAAAGGGCATGACGGCAGCAGAGGTGACGGTGAAGGAGGGGGGAGTCATCATCATGCTCTCCAAGGCAGCGGACGGCCACGGCGGCAAGTATTTCCATGAGACCTTCCGGGACGAAAAGGACTTAAACCGCATGATGAAGACCTTTATGGACAGAAAACCGGAGGAAACCATCATAGACCAATGGCAGTCACAGATTTTTGCCAGGGTCATGTTAAAGGCCAGGATTGTGTTTGTGTCCTCCTGCGACGATAAACTGGTGGAGGAGCTTCACATGATTCCGGCCCACACCATGGAGGAGGCCCTGGAAAAGGCAAAGGCAATGGTTGATAAGGAAGATTATAAGGTAACAGTGATTCCGGACGGCGTGTCTGTCATCGTAAGAGGATAA
- a CDS encoding glycerate kinase codes for MKFILIPDSFKGTLSSSQICAVMDEKIKKHFPDSRTVSIPVADGGEGSVDAFITAVGGVKEYVTVKNPYFEDMESYFGLIDGGQTAVIEMASCAGLPLVEDRKDPRLTTTYGVGQLILAAAGKGVKKIIVGLGGSSTNDGGCGAAAAAGIRFYDRGGREFIPTGGTTADIDRIDLSGRDSLLEQVEIVTMCDIDNPMYGPAGASFIFGPQKGADEAMVLQLDEGIRNLSRAIAQATGTDISQVPGTGAAGAMGAGMIAFFGSRLQMGIQTVLDTVKFDEIIGDADYILTGEGKLDSQSLRGKVVIGIAKRANKQAKAVIAVVGGADDDEIGKAYDMGVTAVFPINRLPQDFSVSRHRSQENLAYTVDNIIRLIKAGQGEH; via the coding sequence TTGAAGTTTATATTAATACCTGATTCATTTAAGGGGACGTTGAGTTCCAGCCAGATTTGCGCAGTGATGGATGAGAAGATAAAAAAGCATTTTCCCGACAGCCGGACCGTCTCCATACCTGTTGCAGACGGGGGAGAGGGCTCCGTGGATGCCTTTATCACGGCAGTGGGCGGCGTTAAGGAATATGTCACGGTTAAGAATCCCTATTTTGAGGACATGGAGTCCTATTTCGGGCTGATAGACGGAGGGCAGACAGCTGTCATCGAGATGGCGTCCTGCGCAGGGCTTCCCCTGGTGGAGGACAGGAAGGATCCAAGGCTTACCACCACCTATGGGGTGGGGCAGCTGATTCTTGCGGCGGCCGGTAAGGGGGTAAAGAAAATCATTGTGGGCCTGGGGGGCTCCTCCACCAATGACGGCGGCTGCGGCGCCGCGGCCGCGGCGGGTATCAGGTTTTATGACAGGGGCGGCAGGGAATTCATTCCCACCGGCGGAACCACTGCCGATATCGACAGAATCGACCTGTCAGGAAGGGACAGTCTCCTGGAACAGGTGGAAATCGTTACCATGTGCGATATTGATAATCCCATGTACGGACCTGCGGGAGCCTCCTTTATCTTCGGCCCCCAAAAGGGAGCGGATGAGGCCATGGTCCTTCAGCTGGACGAGGGAATCAGGAATTTGAGCAGGGCCATTGCCCAGGCAACGGGCACCGATATAAGCCAGGTGCCGGGAACCGGGGCAGCCGGAGCCATGGGAGCAGGTATGATTGCATTCTTTGGTTCCAGGCTTCAGATGGGGATTCAGACCGTGCTGGATACGGTGAAGTTTGATGAAATCATAGGCGACGCGGACTATATCCTTACAGGCGAAGGAAAGCTGGATTCCCAGAGCCTTCGGGGCAAGGTAGTGATTGGAATTGCAAAGAGGGCTAATAAGCAGGCCAAAGCCGTGATTGCGGTGGTAGGCGGGGCAGATGACGACGAGATAGGAAAGGCCTACGATATGGGCGTGACAGCGGTGTTCCCCATTAACAGGCTTCCTCAGGATTTTTCCGTCAGCAGGCACCGCAGCCAGGAGAACCTGGCTTATACGGTAGATAATATTATCAGGCTTATAAAAGCCGGACAGGGGGAACATTAA
- a CDS encoding 2-keto-3-deoxygluconate permease has protein sequence MKILQAVKKIPGGLMVVPLLLGAIVNTFFGNVLWSAFDGTFTTYLWKSGAMPILAVFIFCNATTINFKKAGVTVYKGMLITAVKVGVGIIIGLICGTLFGEKGFLGLSTLAIVGALANSNGGLYAALAGEYGDATDVGAVSILSINDGPFFTMVALGAAGVAKIPMSILIGCIVPVIVGCILGNLDEDIRKFCEPGATMLIPFFAFPLGAGLNIMNLLKAGGPGILLGVACTLITGLAGYLVYKLLRMDHPEVGGAIGTTAGNAAATPASVAAVDATLLAVAEAATAQITAAIIVTAILCPVLVSYLHKIEVRKRGR, from the coding sequence ATGAAGATTTTACAGGCAGTTAAGAAGATTCCGGGAGGATTGATGGTAGTACCGCTGCTTCTGGGAGCAATTGTCAACACCTTTTTCGGAAATGTTTTGTGGAGCGCCTTTGACGGTACATTCACTACATATCTGTGGAAATCAGGAGCCATGCCCATTCTGGCTGTTTTTATTTTCTGTAACGCCACTACCATTAATTTTAAAAAGGCCGGCGTTACGGTATATAAAGGCATGCTTATCACGGCAGTAAAAGTTGGAGTGGGTATTATCATCGGACTGATCTGCGGTACTCTTTTTGGAGAGAAGGGTTTCCTGGGTCTTTCCACCCTGGCTATTGTAGGCGCTCTGGCTAACTCCAACGGCGGACTGTACGCGGCCCTGGCCGGAGAGTACGGAGATGCGACCGACGTAGGCGCCGTTTCCATTCTTTCCATCAATGACGGCCCCTTCTTTACCATGGTTGCCCTGGGAGCCGCCGGTGTTGCCAAGATACCCATGTCTATCCTGATAGGCTGTATTGTCCCTGTCATCGTGGGATGCATACTGGGCAACCTGGACGAAGATATCCGCAAGTTCTGTGAACCGGGCGCCACCATGCTGATTCCCTTCTTCGCATTTCCTCTGGGGGCGGGACTGAACATCATGAACCTGTTAAAGGCAGGAGGCCCCGGAATCCTTCTGGGCGTTGCCTGTACCCTGATTACCGGTCTGGCGGGCTATCTGGTTTATAAGCTGCTGCGCATGGACCACCCGGAAGTGGGCGGAGCCATTGGAACCACAGCCGGCAACGCGGCTGCCACGCCGGCGTCGGTAGCAGCTGTGGACGCCACACTTCTGGCGGTGGCGGAGGCCGCCACTGCACAGATTACCGCTGCTATCATTGTGACAGCTATCCTTTGTCCCGTATTAGTTTCTTATCTGCATAAAATAGAGGTGCGTAAGCGTGGAAGATAG
- the pdxA gene encoding 4-hydroxythreonine-4-phosphate dehydrogenase PdxA: MGDPASIGPEITVKALADQSIYEACRPIVVGDACVLEAALKIVGHEEMTVRAVKDVRDAVFTHGTIDVLDMGLVSMDELVRGQVSAMCGDAAFHYVKRVIELAMDGQVDATVTNAFNKEAVNLAGHHYSGHTEIYADLTGTKNYTMMLAHENVRVVHVSTHVSLREACDRVKKQRVLDVIRIGDRACREMGIENPRIAVAGLNPHSGEHGLFGQEEIQEIIPAIEAARAEGIQAEGPVPPDTVFSKARGGWYDIVVAMYHDQGHIPLKVAGFVYNQERQAWDAVAGVNITLGLPVIRVSVDHGTAFDQAGTGTASELSLKNSLEYAVMFARNRK; this comes from the coding sequence ATGGGTGACCCGGCCAGCATAGGCCCCGAGATTACCGTGAAGGCCCTGGCCGACCAGTCCATATACGAAGCATGCAGGCCCATTGTTGTGGGAGATGCCTGTGTCCTGGAAGCCGCGCTGAAAATCGTGGGACATGAGGAAATGACTGTCCGGGCAGTAAAGGATGTGAGGGATGCTGTTTTTACCCACGGTACCATAGACGTACTGGACATGGGTCTGGTTTCCATGGATGAACTGGTGCGGGGGCAGGTGTCCGCCATGTGCGGGGACGCCGCGTTCCATTATGTGAAGAGGGTAATTGAACTTGCCATGGACGGACAGGTGGATGCCACTGTCACCAATGCCTTCAATAAGGAGGCTGTGAATCTGGCAGGACACCACTATTCCGGCCACACGGAGATTTATGCTGATTTGACCGGAACCAAAAACTATACCATGATGCTGGCCCATGAGAACGTGCGGGTGGTCCATGTGTCCACCCATGTGTCCCTGCGGGAGGCCTGCGACCGGGTTAAGAAGCAGCGCGTGCTGGATGTGATCCGGATTGGGGACAGGGCATGCAGGGAGATGGGGATTGAGAACCCCAGGATTGCAGTTGCCGGGCTGAATCCTCACAGCGGGGAGCACGGCCTGTTCGGGCAGGAGGAAATCCAGGAGATCATTCCTGCCATTGAGGCTGCCAGAGCAGAGGGAATCCAGGCCGAGGGCCCTGTGCCCCCGGATACCGTGTTCTCCAAGGCCAGAGGCGGCTGGTATGACATCGTGGTGGCCATGTATCATGACCAGGGACATATCCCCCTTAAGGTGGCGGGATTTGTATATAACCAGGAGAGGCAGGCCTGGGACGCGGTGGCCGGCGTAAACATCACCCTGGGACTTCCCGTCATCCGTGTATCCGTGGACCATGGAACGGCCTTTGACCAGGCGGGAACAGGAACAGCCAGCGAGCTGAGTCTGAAGAATTCTCTTGAGTACGCAGTCATGTTTGCCAGGAACCGGAAGTAG
- a CDS encoding M55 family metallopeptidase, whose translation MKVYISVDFEGVAGSTSWSSTNLGDLEHGPMAREMTLEAAAACRGALAAGATEIYIKDAHESGRNMDISLLPREAKIILGWKYSPDSMVCGLDGSFDALMFVGYHSPAGTNGSPLAHTMNRKTNYIKFNGRLASEFLMHAYVGASLGVPSVFISGDKNLCSHVHEYDPRITAVAVKEGMGAATVNLVPEMAQELIEEGAKNALLAKDTCHLEVPETIVMEINFKDHFRALRASYYPGMVMTDDFTVSYTARSINELMTARMFVL comes from the coding sequence ATGAAGGTTTATATCAGTGTGGACTTTGAGGGGGTGGCCGGCTCCACTTCCTGGAGTTCAACCAACTTAGGTGATTTGGAACACGGGCCCATGGCCAGGGAGATGACCCTGGAGGCAGCCGCGGCATGCAGGGGAGCCCTGGCAGCCGGTGCAACAGAAATTTACATAAAGGATGCCCATGAATCCGGCAGGAACATGGATATCTCCCTTCTGCCCAGGGAGGCAAAAATCATACTGGGCTGGAAGTACTCCCCGGATTCCATGGTCTGCGGTCTGGACGGGAGCTTTGACGCCCTTATGTTCGTGGGATACCACTCTCCTGCCGGTACCAACGGCAGCCCCCTGGCCCACACCATGAACCGCAAGACCAATTACATTAAATTCAACGGCAGGCTGGCTTCGGAATTTCTCATGCACGCCTATGTGGGCGCATCCCTGGGCGTACCATCTGTATTCATCAGCGGCGACAAAAATCTTTGCAGCCATGTTCATGAGTACGATCCCCGCATCACTGCAGTGGCAGTGAAGGAGGGCATGGGCGCGGCCACCGTCAACCTGGTGCCGGAGATGGCCCAGGAGCTCATCGAGGAAGGCGCAAAGAATGCCCTTCTCGCAAAGGATACCTGCCATCTGGAGGTACCTGAAACCATTGTCATGGAAATCAACTTCAAAGACCATTTCCGGGCGCTGAGGGCTTCCTATTATCCCGGAATGGTGATGACAGATGATTTTACGGTCTCCTATACCGCCCGCTCCATCAATGAATTGATGACAGCCCGGATGTTTGTGCTGTAA
- a CDS encoding M20 metallopeptidase family protein: MNIKQRTEELYPQLVQIRRDLHRHPEPGFKEHWTSAHIRGLLDEWGISYQFPVAGTGIVAMIQGGKPGSGNTVALRADMDALPLTEDSSRPCCSLNPGHMHACGHDAHVAIALGTARILMETRSEWSGCVKFFFQPAEETTGGALPMVEAGCMEHPHVDYVTGLHVMPTHETGEIEIRYGDLNASSDEIHIKVHGKSCHGAYPDTGVDAIVMAAAVINSLQTLVSRCISPLDNAVLTLGTIHGGTAGNIVAGEAEMTGTLRTTDPDMRRKIIDAMTRQVSCTCQAMGGSGEVVIVPGYAALINSDEIVDVLVEAATDVLGSEHIHPKKFPSLGVEDFSFFLEKAKGVFYHLGCANKEKGITSPLHSQDFDIDEACLKLGVELQAELALRLLKRNLT, from the coding sequence ATGAATATAAAACAACGGACAGAAGAATTATACCCGCAGCTGGTACAGATTCGCAGGGATCTGCACCGGCATCCCGAACCGGGTTTTAAGGAGCACTGGACCAGCGCCCATATCCGCGGCCTTCTGGATGAATGGGGCATTTCCTACCAATTCCCTGTGGCCGGTACGGGAATCGTGGCCATGATCCAGGGCGGGAAGCCCGGCTCCGGCAATACGGTGGCACTCCGCGCCGACATGGATGCCCTGCCTCTGACAGAGGACTCCTCCCGCCCCTGCTGTTCCTTAAATCCCGGCCATATGCACGCCTGCGGCCATGACGCCCATGTGGCCATTGCCCTGGGTACGGCCCGCATATTGATGGAAACCCGGAGCGAATGGTCCGGGTGTGTAAAGTTCTTCTTCCAGCCCGCGGAGGAGACCACGGGGGGAGCCCTTCCCATGGTGGAAGCGGGCTGTATGGAACATCCCCACGTGGACTACGTCACCGGACTCCATGTGATGCCCACCCACGAGACAGGAGAAATTGAAATCCGCTACGGCGATTTAAATGCCTCCTCAGATGAGATTCACATAAAGGTCCATGGAAAGAGCTGCCACGGCGCCTATCCTGATACGGGAGTGGATGCCATTGTCATGGCTGCCGCTGTCATAAACAGCCTGCAGACCCTGGTAAGCCGCTGCATTTCTCCCCTGGACAACGCCGTCCTCACGCTGGGGACCATACACGGCGGGACCGCCGGCAACATTGTGGCAGGCGAAGCAGAGATGACCGGCACCCTGCGCACCACGGACCCTGACATGAGACGGAAAATCATTGACGCCATGACACGGCAGGTAAGCTGTACCTGCCAGGCCATGGGAGGAAGCGGGGAGGTTGTCATTGTCCCGGGATATGCCGCCCTCATAAACTCAGACGAAATCGTGGATGTGCTGGTGGAGGCAGCCACAGATGTCCTTGGCAGCGAACACATACATCCAAAAAAATTCCCAAGCCTGGGAGTGGAGGACTTTTCATTTTTCCTTGAAAAGGCAAAGGGAGTATTCTATCATCTGGGATGCGCCAACAAAGAAAAAGGCATTACATCCCCCCTTCACAGCCAGGACTTCGATATCGACGAAGCCTGTCTTAAGCTGGGGGTGGAGCTGCAGGCGGAACTGGCTTTAAGGCTGTTAAAGCGGAATCTTACTTAG
- the alr gene encoding alanine racemase has translation MEIPVLNEIMRDTVVEVDLDRIAFNVRQIKAMAGPGTQVAAVVKADGYGHGALGIAPAIMENGASLLAVATLSEAVELKQAYPRYPVLIMGLTPDRLLPYVLEYGIIQTIDTLAQARLLNRLASEKRQQAVIHIKYDTGFHRIGFPDCPESLDEIRQICTMPWLKPEGIYSHLALKDDESNQVQFRCFMDAVTELEREGCHFPYKHIADSIAAVDFPEYRLDMIRAGAIVYGLKGFHKGQLDIRQALTFKTRISHITPVFKGQGVSYDYLWTAPRDTRVAALPFGYADGYPRNLRGKAMVTLRGKQVPVIGIICMDQCMIDLTDVPDAQIGDQVIIYGDGTGNTLDIDAVSRLAGTNKNEIVSRLTRRPPRVYVGGENVRTADYFPERMTP, from the coding sequence ATGGAAATCCCTGTTCTGAATGAGATAATGAGAGATACGGTGGTGGAGGTGGATCTGGACCGCATCGCCTTCAATGTGAGGCAGATTAAGGCCATGGCCGGCCCCGGCACCCAGGTTGCGGCAGTGGTGAAGGCGGACGGCTACGGCCACGGCGCCCTGGGTATTGCGCCTGCCATCATGGAAAACGGAGCCAGCCTGCTGGCAGTGGCTACCCTCTCCGAGGCTGTGGAGCTAAAGCAGGCCTATCCCCGCTACCCCGTGTTAATTATGGGGCTGACACCGGACCGGCTGCTGCCCTATGTGCTGGAATACGGCATCATCCAGACCATTGACACCCTGGCCCAGGCAAGGCTCCTTAACCGCCTGGCCTCAGAAAAAAGGCAGCAGGCTGTCATACATATCAAATACGACACCGGCTTTCACCGCATCGGATTCCCTGACTGCCCGGAAAGCCTGGACGAAATCCGCCAAATCTGCACCATGCCCTGGCTGAAACCGGAGGGCATTTACTCCCATCTGGCCCTGAAGGACGACGAGTCCAACCAAGTCCAGTTCCGGTGTTTCATGGATGCTGTCACTGAACTGGAGCGCGAGGGCTGCCATTTCCCATATAAACACATTGCCGACAGCATTGCCGCCGTTGATTTTCCTGAATACAGGCTGGACATGATACGGGCCGGAGCCATTGTATACGGGTTAAAGGGCTTCCACAAGGGACAGCTTGACATTCGTCAGGCCCTGACCTTTAAGACCCGCATCAGCCACATCACCCCGGTTTTTAAAGGCCAGGGGGTAAGCTACGATTACCTGTGGACCGCGCCGCGGGACACCAGGGTGGCTGCCCTGCCCTTTGGCTACGCGGACGGCTATCCCCGGAACCTGCGCGGCAAAGCCATGGTAACCCTCAGGGGAAAACAGGTCCCGGTGATCGGAATCATATGCATGGACCAGTGCATGATAGACCTGACCGATGTGCCTGATGCACAGATAGGGGACCAGGTTATCATATACGGCGACGGAACAGGAAACACGCTGGACATAGACGCGGTCAGCCGTCTGGCAGGCACCAATAAAAACGAAATCGTGTCACGGCTTACCAGACGGCCTCCAAGGGTCTATGTGGGCGGAGAAAATGTAAGGACAGCAGACTATTTTCCGGAAAGGATGACACCATGA